The following proteins come from a genomic window of Puntigrus tetrazona isolate hp1 chromosome 15, ASM1883169v1, whole genome shotgun sequence:
- the si:ch211-11n16.2 gene encoding LOW QUALITY PROTEIN: zinc finger FYVE domain-containing protein 1 (The sequence of the model RefSeq protein was modified relative to this genomic sequence to represent the inferred CDS: inserted 2 bases in 1 codon) — protein sequence MSEMLLKDMEDISLGPVKMDEQKENGRSFLLVDENESLQVKNEAEFLQKLGCSAAQGVKVLSIFGNTGDGKSHTLNHVLFSGEEVFATSPSPSSCTVGVWVAYEPRLNLIXLDTEGLLGAASQQNRRMRLLLKVLAVSDVAIYRTRAERLHNDMFQFLGSASAAYLKHFTPELRALSSRCGLDVPLSSLGPAVIVFQETFRTQLLGQDGSVPGQADTLLQKRFHDLGQSTDAFSSVQYVGTQTVTPPTDYSQLLQIVNQQVNNTSQRAPRQPAIVFSALQALSNRFCGEISDDKISICSFFPDEYFTCPSVCLSCNVRCKNGMNHQKDGVSHMADGLCQYAHQYNNKVLICKRCYESGREVIVIPKTSASTDNQWLGLAKYAWSGYVLECASCGIIYRSRQYWMGNQDPESSVVRPEVKHVWQGTDAFQTDHQNAAQRVLDGMNYIIQSVTEYSSGPTKAVTSWLTDQVAPPYWKPNSEIVECHGCKRAFEEAERKHHCRACGEGFCQACSTHSMPVPERGWGGTPVRVCDACYRQGGPQHAGQVAVTEPRTLVARRVTEVAQSTLDMVSTAVDYPLCFVKGVARPDYWIPDHEITRCHGCTKPFTPSMSKHHCRACGQGVCGNCSMKTRPVPSRGWDHPVRVCDGCADSRDSL from the exons GTGAAGAACGAAGCAGAGTTTTTGCAGAAGTTGGGCTGCAGCGCTGCTCAAGGAGTCAAAGTGCTTTCTATCTTCGGTAACACAGGCGACGGCAAGTCCCACACGCTCAATCACGTGCTCTTCAGCGGAGAGGAGGTGTTCGCCACGTCCCCTTCTCCGTCCTCGTGCACGGTGGGCGTGTGGGTCGCCTACGAGCCGCGCCTGAACCTGAT GCTGGACACGGAGGGCCTGCTCGGGGCCGCCAGTCAGCAGAACCGCCGCATGCGCCTGCTGCTGAAGGTCCTGGCCGTATCGGACGTGGCCATCTACCGCACGCGGGCCGAGAGGCTGCACAACGACATGTTCCAGTTCCTCGGGAGCGCGTCGGCCGCTTACCTGAAGCACTTCACACCTGAGCTCCGCGCTCTGTCGAGCCGCTGCGGGCTGGACGTGCCTCTCTCCAGCCTGGGACCTGCTGTTATCGTCTTCCAGGAGACTTTTCGCACTCAGCTGCTAGGCCAGG ATGGCTCTGTCCCGGGGCAAGCAGACACACTGCTGCAAAAGCGCTTCCATGACTTGGGCCAGAGCACAGACGCCTTCAGCTCCGTTCAGTACGTGGGCACCCAAACCGTCACTCCCCCCACGGACTACTCCCAGTTACTGCAGATAGTCAATCAGCAGGTGAACAACACGTCCCAGCGAGCCCCGCGCCAGCCTGCCATTGTGTTCAGTGCACTGCAG gcctTGAGCAACAGGTTCTGTGGTGAGATCTCAGATGACAAAATCAGCATATGCTCCTTTTTTCCTGATGAATATTTCACTTGCCCATCGGTCTGTCTCAGCTGCAA TGTTCGGTGTAAGAATGGCATGAACCACCAGAAAGACGGCGTCTCTCACATGGCTGATGGGTTATGCCAGTATGCCCATCAATACAACAATAAAGTTCTCATTTGTAAG AGGTGCTATGAGAGCGGAAGGGAAGTGATCGTCATACCGAAAACATCTGCCTCCACAGATAACCAATGGCTTGGTCTTGCCAAATATGCGTGGTCAGG CTATGTTTTAGAGTGTGCCAGCTGTGGCATCATCTACCGCAGCAGACAGTACTGGATGGGCAACCAGGATCCAGAGAGCAGTGTGGTGCGGCCAGAGGTCAAGCATGTCTGGCAGGGG ACCGATGCCTTCCAGACAGACCATCAGAATGCAGCTCAGCGGGTTTTGGATGGAATGAATTACATAATCCAGTCAGTGACCGAGTACAGCTCAGGCCCCACTAAAGCCGTCACTTCCTGGCTCACGGACCAGGTCGCTCCACCCTACTGGAAACCTAACTCTGAAATCGTT GAATGTCATGGTTGTAAGAGAGCGTTCGAGGAGGCGGAGAGGAAACACCACTGTAGGGCATGCGGGGAGGGTTTCTGTCAGGCCTGCTCCACTCACAGCATGCCAGTGCCCGAGAGAGGCTGGGGAGGCACTCCTGTACGAGTGTGCGATGCCTGCTACCGGCAGGGAGGACCCCAGCACGCGGGACAGG TGGCCGTTACAGAGCCCCGGACGCTCGTCGCCCGCAGAGTGACAGAAGTAGCCCAGTCCACTCTGGATATGGTCTCCACCGCAGTGGACTACCCTCTAT GCTTCGTAAAGGGAGTGGCGAGACCAGACTACTGGATCCCAGACCATGAGATCACTCGGTGCCACGGCTGTACTAAACCTTTCACCCCCAGCATGTCCAAGCATCACTGCCGGGCGTGCGGTCAGGGAGTGTGCGGGAACTGCTCGATGAAGACCAGGCCAGTGCCCTCTCGTGGCTGGGACCACCCCGTGCGAGTGTGTGACGGCTGCGCTGACAGCAGGGATTCCCTGTGA